The following coding sequences are from one Panicum hallii strain FIL2 chromosome 5, PHallii_v3.1, whole genome shotgun sequence window:
- the LOC112892929 gene encoding uncharacterized protein LOC112892929, translated as MEISFEAWEGVQRHGQDLADRLAQGFTGLLQAPPQFPWPPAASPHKRMPFDIDLPVVPFGAARGKDFPFPAAAVSSVIDIGGRLGQAGAELGASVGGAVQHAVRHLPVPFRNGQIRRRKQQQQPPQAPLPPAASVGEGAVGLSVERAAVERCPLEAAAAAAAAATGSAAASSVSGHVGGDDLDEEDEGFGCEIGTFGNFNKAKGTVNMSATYNTRSNDIESSVVARGDLWRLEASRGGSTSGNDTSPLYLIQLGPLLFVRDSTLLLPVHLSKQHLLWYGYDRKNGVHSLCPAIWSKHRRWLMMSMMCLNVAFQYILISFMDLQFPNGQLTYVAGEGISASGFLPLFGGLLQAHGKYPGETRVSFSCKNKRGTRFTPMFQWPDKSVSLGVTQPLAWKRSGLMVRPSVQVSLCPTFGGSDPGVRAEVVHSLKEELNLMCGLSCSRHPSAFTALSIGRSKWNGQVGSSGVVITLETPLNNIGRPSLSVQLNGGFEL; from the exons ATGGAGATCTCGTTCGAGGCGTGGGAGGGCGTGCAGCGGCACGGCCAGGACCTCGCGGACCGCCTCGCGCAGGGCTTCACGGGCCTGCTCCAGGCGCCGCCGCAGTTCCcgtggccgccggccgcctcgccGCACAAGCGGATGCCCTTCGACATCGACCTCCCCGTCGTCCCCTTCGGCGCCGCCCGCGGGAAGGACTTccccttccccgccgccgccgtctcctcggTCATCGACATCGGCGGGAGGCTCGGccaggccggcgccgagctcgggGCGTCCGTCGGCGGGGCCGTGCAGCACGCCGTCAGGCACCTGCCCGTCCCGTTCCGGAACGGCCAGATCCGGCGccgcaagcagcagcagcagccgccgcagGCGCCCCTGCCCCCTGCGGCCTCGGTGGGCGAGGGGGCCGTAGGGCTCTCCGTCGAGAGGGCAGCGGTGGAAAGGTGCCCGCtcgaggcggcagcggcggcagccGCCGCGGCCACCGGGAGCGCGGCCGCGTCGAGCGTCAGTGGTCATGTTGGCGGCGACGACTTGGATGAAGAGGACGAGGGTTTCGGCTGCGAGATTGGGACGTTTGGAAACTTCAACAAGGCCAAG GGTACTGTAAATATGTCGGCAACATATAACACCAGGAGTAATGACATCGAGAGTTCTGTTGTTGCACGTGGAGACCTATGGAGGCTAGAGGCCTCACGTGGCGGTTCAACTTCTGGAAATGATACTTCGCCCCTTTACCTTATTCAGTTGGGACCTCTACTATTTGTTCGAGATTCTACACTTCTCTTGCCTGTTCATCTATCGAAGCAACACCTGCTTTGGTATGGTTATGATCGCAAG AATGGAGTTCATTCGCTCTGTCCAGCTATATGGTCAAAACATAGAAGATGGTTGATGATGTCGATGATGTGTCTCAATGTAGCTTTTCAGTATATTCTCATA TCTTTTATGGATCTGCAGTTCCCTAATGGGCAACTAACATACGTTGCTGGTGAGGGGATATCTGCAAGTGGTTTTCTTCCGTTATTTGGCGGGTTGCTTCAAGCTCATGGAAAATATCCTGGAGAAACAAGagtgagcttttcttgcaag AATAAACGTGGCACAAGGTTCACTCCTATGTTTCAATGGCCCGACAAGTCTGTTTCATTAGGAGTTACTCAACCCTTGGCATGGAAAAGGTCCGGTCTCATGGTCAGACCCAGCGTACAAGTCAG TTTGTGCCCTACATTTGGGGGAAGTGATCCTGGGGTACGCGCGGAAGTTGTCCATTCGTTGAAAGAGGAATTGAATTTGATGTGCGGCCTTTCTTGCTCAAGGCATCCATCGGCTTTTACCGCGCTTTCT ATTGGGCGATCCAAGTGGAATGGTCAAGTGGGCAGTTCTGGAGTGGTAATCACCTTGGAAACACCTCTTAATAACATTGGAAGGCCGTCTTTATCAGTTCAACTGAATGGTGGTTTTGAATTGTGA
- the LOC112893487 gene encoding uncharacterized protein LOC112893487, producing the protein MAGARSAALLALLLLVSAGAFSAAAAAAGARKGGSGRGGLPPCRDLATRGECTARSGCRWCRSEALDDMCFGATEAWRLPRQVFSCDPPSGAANARK; encoded by the coding sequence ATGGCCGGAGCCAGATCCGCGGCCCTGCTCGCGCTGCTCCTCTTGGTCTCCGCGGGGGCGTtctcggcggccgccgccgccgccggggcgcGCAAGGGCGGGTCGGGCCGCGGCGGCCTGCCGCCCTGCCGGGATCTGGCGACGCGGGGCGAGTGCACGGCGCGCAGCGGGTGCCGGTGGTGCCGCAGCGAGGCGCTCGACGACATGTGCTTCGGGGCCACCGAGGCGTGGCGCCTCCCGCGCCAGGTCTTCTCCTGCGACCCGCCCTCCGGCGCCGCGAATGCCCGGAAgtaa
- the LOC112895840 gene encoding uncharacterized protein LOC112895840: MDESDEHSNGNGGGGHHHHGYEWKFPAALSANTTSVHVTALDGVVNVNSLFTVAVFVGLSLATPGQLQSLAGDPSCDAGPGMARSLLVLEVVAFSSFLFSSLVAQGLKLALNLINSKDPHDAIRAHIDARVLRLGMLASAVGSVVGCVFLMVSMVMVVQIRLGTLGCASNRAAAKAAAGLVGLVTTALAVYVGTVFYTFTH, translated from the exons ATGGATGA ATCTGATGAGCACAGCaacggcaatggcggcggcggccaccaccaccacggtTACGAGTGGAAGTTCCCGGCGGCGCTGTCGGCGAACACTACGAGCGTGCACGTGACGGCGCTGGACGGCGTGGTGAACGTGAACTCGCTCTTCACGGTGGCCGTGTTCGTGGGCCTCTCCCTGGCGACCCCGGGGCAGCTGCAGAGCCTCGCCGGCGACCCGTCCTGCGACGCCGGGCCCGGGATGGCCCGGTCCCTGCTGGTGCTGGAGGTGGTGGCCTTCTcgtccttcctcttctccagcCTGGTGGCGCAGGGCCTGAAGCTGGCGCTGAACCTCATCAATTCCAAGGACCCGCACGACGCGATACGAGCCCACATCGACGCCCGCGTGCTCCGACTCGGGATGCTGGCATCCGCCGTGGGGTCCGTGGTCGGGTGCGTGTTCCTGATGGTGTCCATGGTGATGGTCGTGCAGATCCGGCTCGGCACGCTGGGCTGCGCCAgcaaccgcgccgccgccaaggCCGCCGCGGGGCTCGTGGGGCTCGTCACCACCGCTCTCGCCGTCTACGTCGGCACCGTCTTCTACACCTTCACCCACTGA
- the LOC112893485 gene encoding uncharacterized protein LOC112893485, with amino-acid sequence MPLLVQRAQPVSAGTAACGCAAPPSPAAAEEERADGILFDDLVLGGGDADVKNEADADGEDASAEKLEWLRSQIIGAEAEFASPFGNRRITYADHTASGRCLRFAEEFVLQNVLPYYGNTHTTDSYVGLHTSKLAGDAARYVKRSLGAGPRDMLLFCGTGCTAAIKRLQEVTGMAVPSTLRAAALAALPPSDRWVVFLGPYEHHSNLLTWRESLAEVVEIGLRPDDGLLDLAALEAALAARAPSGRPMLGAFSACSNVNGLRTDTRAVARLLRRHGAYACFDFACSAPYVRIDMRSGDDDGYDAVFLSPHKFLGGPGSPGVLAMASRLYRLRRTAPSTSGGGTVLYVSAYGDAVYSGDAEEREDAGTPAIIQKVRAALAFRVKEWVGEACIEAHEARMLALALRRVRAAANPNLRLLLGADPASAPRLPVLSFVVYSPYGEAELEGGGTEQTPATRLQLHCRFVTKLLNDLFGLQARAGCACAGPYGHRLLGISPARAKAIRSAVEQGYHGVRPGWTRVSLAYYTSMEEAEFVLDAVDFVASFGHRFLPLYSFDWKTGDWRYDPSCARGLVPNDVGVGSAAAPSGGVKGDHGYQSYMACARRLADSLAATCSGLGSARARRIPKGVDPQLVYFVV; translated from the exons ATGCCGCTTCTCGTGCAGCGCGCGCAGCCCGTTTCTGCTGGCACCGCCGCGTGTGGTTGCGCTGCACCTCCTAGTCCTGCAGCAGCAGAAGAAGAACGTGCCGATGGCATCCTGTTCGATGATCTCGTGCTCGGTGGCGGCGACGCCGACGTCAAGAATGAGGCCGACGCCGACGGCGAGGACGCCTCGGCCGAGAAGCTCGAGTGGCTGAGGTCGCAGATCATCGGGGCTGAAGCGGAGTTCGCGTCGCCGTTCGGGAATCGCCGCATCACGTACGCCGACCACACGGCATCCGGCCGCTGCCTGCGCTTCGCCGAGGAGTTCGTGCTGCAGAACGTTCTCCCCTACTATG GGAACACGCACACGACGGACAGCTACGTGGGCCTGCACACGAGCAAGCTCGCCGGGGACGCGGCGCGGTACGTGAAGCGCAGCCTGGGCGCCGGGCCGCGGGACATGCTGCTCTTCTGCGGCACGGGCTGCACGGCCGCCATCAAGCGCCTGCAGGAGGTGACGGGGATGGCCGTGCCGTCCACGCTGCGCGCCGCGGCGCTGGCCGCGCTGCCGCCGTCCGACCGCTGGGTGGTCTTCCTGGGGCCCTACGAGCACCACTCCAACCTGCTCACCTGGCGCGAGAGCCTCGCCGAGGTGGTGGAGATCGGCCTCCGCCCGGACGACGGCCTCCTGGACCTGGCCGCGCtggaggcggcgctggcggcgcgcgcgccgtCGGGGCGGCCCATGCTGGGCGCCTTCTCGGCGTGCAGCAACGTCAACGGCCTGCGCACCGACACCCGCGCCGTGGCGCGCCTGCTGCGCCGGCACGGCGCCTACGCCTGCTTCGACTTCGCGTGCAGCGCGCCCTACGTGCGCATCGACATGCGCtccggcgacgacgacggctaCGACGCCGTGTTCCTGAGCCCGCACAAGTTCCTCGGCGGGCCCGGCAGCCCGGGCGTGCTGGCCATGGCGTCGCGGCTGTACCGCCTCCGCCGCACCGCGCCGTCCACCAGCGGCGGGGGCACCGTGCTCTACGTCAGCGCCTACGGCGACGCGGTGTACAGCGGTGACGCCGAGGAGCGCGAGGACGCGGGCACGCCGGCCATCATCCAGAAGGTCCGCGCCGCGCTGGCGTTCCGGGTGAAGGAGTGGGTCGGGGAGGCGTGCATCGAGGCGCACGAGGCCCGCATGCTGGCCCTGGCCCTCCGCCGCGTCCGCGCGGCCGCCAACCCCAACCTGCGCCTACTGCTCGGCGCCGACCCCGCGAGCGCGCCCCGGCTCCCGGTGCTCTCTTTCGTCGTGTACTCCCCATacggcgaggccgagctcgAGGGCGGGGGCACGGAACAGACGCCGGCGACGAGGCTGCAGCTGCACTGCCGGTTCGTGACGAAGCTGCTGAACGACCTGTTCGGCTTGCAGGCGCGGGCGGGGTGCGCCTGCGCGGGGCCCTACGGCCACCGGCTCCTCGGCATCAGCCCGGCGCGCGCCAAAGCCATCAGATCCGCCGTCGAGCAG GGCTACCACGGGGTGCGGCCCGGGTGGACGCGGGTCAGCCTCGCCTACTACACGtcgatggaggaggccgagttCGTGCTGGACGCCGTCGACTTCGTGGCCAGCTTCGGCCACCGGTTCCTGCCGCTGTACAGCTTCGACTGGAAAACTGGAGACTGGCGCTACGACCCCAGCTGCGCCCGTGGGCTCGTGCCGAACGACGTCGGCGTCGGCTCCGCAGCTGCTCCCAGTGGAGGAGTCAAAGGCGACCACGGCTACCAGAGCTACATGGCATGTGCTCGCCGCCTGGCCGACTCCTTGGCGGCCACTTGCAGTGGCCTCGGTAGCGCGCGTGCTAGACGTATTCCCAAGGGCGTCGACCCACAGTTAGTCTATTTCGTCGTGTGA
- the LOC112893486 gene encoding serine/threonine protein kinase OSK1-like yields MEGAGKDGNPLRNYRIGKTLGIGSFGKVKIAEHISTGHKVAIKILNRRKIRGMEMEEKVKREIKILRLFMHPHIIRLYEVIDTPADIYVVMEYVKSGELFDYIVEKGRLQEEEARRFFQQIISGVEYCHRNMVVHRDLKPENLLLDSKCNVKIADFGLSNVMRDGHFLKTSCGSPNYAAPEVISGKLYAGPEVDVWSCGVILYALLCGTLPFDDENIPNLFKKIKGGIYTLPSHLSGAARDLIPRMLVVDPMKRITIREIREHDWFKVHLPRYLTVPPPDSAQQVKKIDEETLREVIGMGYDKNLLVESIQNRLQNEATVAYYLLLDNRLRTTSGYLGAECQEVMDSSFSNIASYETPSSARGNRQQIFMDSPVGLRQHFPAERKWALGLQSRAHPREIMTEVLKALQELNVYWKKIGHYNMKCRWNPGFPGHQIHNNHNFSAEPIGTDGLSERLNLIKFEIQLYKTRDEKYLLDLQRVSGPQLLFLDLCAAFLAQLRVL; encoded by the exons ATGGAGGGAGCTGGCAAGGATGGGAATCCATTGAGGAATTACCGGATTGGTAAGACTCTGGGGATTGGCTCATTCGGGAAGGTGAAAATTGCGGAACATATAAGCACTGGACACAAGGTGGCAATTAAGATCCTCAACCGTCGTAAAATCAGAGGCATGGAGATGGAAGAGAAAG TTAAAAGAGAGATTAAGATATTGAGGTTATTTATGCACCCACATATCATTCGCCTCTATGAGGTCATAGACACGCCGGCTGATATTTACGTTGTTATGGAGTATGTTAAGTCAGGGGAATTGTTTGATTACATTGTTGAGAAAGGTAGGTTGCAGGAGGAAGAGGCTCGCCGTTTCTTCCAACAG ATTATATCCGGTGTTGAATATTGCCATAGAAACATGGTGGTGCATCGTGATCTAAAGCCAGAAAACCTCCTATTGGATTCGAAATGCAATGTTAAGATAGCAGATTTTGGTTTAAGTAATGTTATGCGGGATGGTCATTTCCTCAAGACAAGCTGTGGTAGCCCAAATTATGCTGCTCCTGAG GTGATATCTGGTAAATTATATGCTGGGCCTGAAGTTGATGTGTGGAGCTGTGGGGTTATTCTTTATGCACTTCTATGTGGTACTCTGCCATTTGATGACGAGAACATACCAAACCTTTTTAAGAAAATAAAG GGTGGAATATATACCCTTCCCAGCCATTTGTCAGGTGCAGCAAGAGATTTGATTCCACGAATGCTGGTTGTTGATCCTATGAAGCGGATCACCATTCGTGAGATTCGTGAACATGATTGGTTCAAAGTTCATCTCCCACGCTATTTGACCGTGCCTCCTCCAGATAGTGCACAACAAGTTAAAAAG ATTGATGAGGAAACTCTCCGTGAGGTTATAGGTATGGGCTATGACAAGAATCTGTTGGTGGAATCAATCCAAAATAGACTGCAAAATGAG GCAACTGTTGCATATTATTTATTGTTGGACAATAGGCTCCGTACAACCAGTGGCTATCTTGGAGCTGAATGTCAAGAAGTTATG GACTCCTCATTCTCAAATATAGCATCATATGAAACACCAAGTTCAGCACGTGGGAATCGACAGCAAATATTTATGGACTCACCAGTTGGCTTGAGACAGCATTTTCCAGCTGAGAGGAAATGGGCTCTTGGGCTTCAG TCACGAGCACATCCCAGAGAAATAATGACTGAAGTGCTGAAAGCTCTGCaagaattgaatgtttactggAAAAAGATTGGTCACTATAATATGAAGTGCAGATGGAATCCTGGCTTTCCTGGTCATCAAATTCATAACAATCATAACTTCAGTGCGGAGCCCATTGGAACTGATGGCCTGAGTGAGAGGTTAAATTTAATCAAGTTTGAAATTCAG CTTTACAAAACAAGAGACGAGAAATACCTCCTCGACTTGCAAAGAGTCAGTGGACCACAACTCCTCTTTCTGGACTTGTGTGCGGCCTTTCTAGCTCAGCTGAGAGTTCTTTGA